From a region of the Penaeus vannamei isolate JL-2024 chromosome 2, ASM4276789v1, whole genome shotgun sequence genome:
- the LOC138865644 gene encoding uncharacterized protein encodes MLRRQRPKKSRFTLGKSTVDRILALQVIVEHCRDFGHGLLAAYIEEVLETGGLLSFFPARRQGCVIAPTLLNICMYWILGRATFQGYCGATLGSMKVTDLDSADDVAILYASLETLVVALGAFSIEVKPMGLEVSWTKTKIHDFGDLLGEPVQKSVDEQGCQYMHRRTKLRVLKALIMPVLLYCSETWTLSSALESCLDAIRNRSLCRIMGYSWRDQVFNQRLHRETGTGPTICAIRNRQLRLYGHLAHFPKEDPANQVVSVQLYASVGVSSE; translated from the exons ATGCTGAGGCGCCAGAGGCCGAAGAAATCTAGATTCACTCTTGGTAAGTCCAcagtagaccgtatccttgcgcttcaagtcattgtagagcattGTCGTGATTTCGGCCATGGgttgcttgcagcttacatcgaagaag tgctggaaactgggggcctgttgagcttctttcctgcaCGCAGGCAAGGCTGTGTGATTGCACCAACACTTCTCAACATTTGCATgtactggatactgggcagagctacttttcAAGgttattgtggagcaactctgggcagtatgaaggttactgaccttgactctgctgatgatgttgctattctatatgcgtctttggaaaccttagtggtggctctgggtGCATTTAGCATTGAAGTGAAGCccatgggtctagaggtctcttggaccaagaccaagatccatgattttggggacttgttaggagagcCTGTTCA GAAGTCAGTGGATGAACAAGGATGTCAGTACATgcacagaaggaccaagctacgtgttttaaaggccctgataatgccagttttgttatattgtagtgaaacctggacattatccagtgcttTGGAATCTTGTCTTGATGCCATtcgtaataggtccttgtgccggatcatggggtacagttggcgggaccaggtgttcaaccaacggttgcaccgtgagactggcacaggacctactATTTGCGCAATCCGTAATCGCCAACtgaggctatatggccacctggctcattTCCCAAAGGAGGATCCTGCCAACCAGGTTGTCTCAGTGCAGCTATATGCatccgtcggcgttagctccgaatga